The genome window ACTCGAATCTTCAAGATTTATCTGCTCTAAGCTGTATTTACCTAGCTTTGTTTCAAACGCTTTTGGCGCCTCTTGCAAAACGACTTCGATTGAAGCGTCCTCATTCGAGCGTAAAATGACAGTCACCACATCATTATAAAGACGCTCTCCGTGAACTAAAGTCACCTCTTCGCCAGTGCGTTGATCCAGCAAGGTAGCAGACGCAATCTTAGAGGTATTGCCGTCCTTGTCTTTCACACGCTCGATAGTGAAATCAATCAACTTGAACTCGGATTTCGGCTTCTCTTTGCCAACGCGCGCACGCACCTGGCGTTGCAGTTCTTCATCATAAAGAAGCAACAGGCTTTTAGACGCATCCTTTAGATCATCTTCAATGTAGCCTTCTAGCTGGATGCGATACGGTTCACGCTCGATTGCAGCGAGGTAAAGGCCAAATGGGATATCTTTAGTGGGCGGAAGGATCGGAGACTCAAAGATGAAGTTTCCATTCTTATCGATCCAAATCTTAGGCGGTGTGAAGACGTCGTAAAGCTCCAGAGGCGACTCCTTCGCCTGCGCTGAAGTCTGAACGGCATCCGGCCAAACGCCTGGAACTTCCGTAGAAATCGGCACTGGAATTGGCTCATACAGGCCATCGCCTGGCTGACCAACCTGCGGCGTAGCCGAAGGGAGCTCTCCAGATTTCATAACGTAAAACCCAACACCCGCGAGGAGTGCCAATATCGCCACTGCAAGGAGCAGTTTATCGTATATTTTATTCATGTGCGATTAGTTTGAGTTCTCCTCGGAATTAGAGGGCAGGATGATTTCGATAAATTCAAGAGTCACGGTAAAGCTAGATTCCGTGTCAGAAATAACAGGGGTTTTGTTTGCTGCCGACTTGGTTTCGGCTGGCTTGTCAGCACTCGAAGAAGCGCCACCAAAGACACTGAAAATGTCGTCGATATTACTGGCCGCCTTCTTGCCCTTCTTCTTTGCGCCTGCGGCACTCACAGTCGGGCGATCGACTTCGACACTGCGCACAACGAGTGGCAATTCGAACTCTGCCAGCTTATTCAAAAACTTGCGTAACGACGGGGTATACCCAGTAAAAGTGACACGAAACGCGAGCGTATCAATGGCGCCAGGGACGCGAGCCGAAATGGCTGGATTAATCTTAAACCCACCATCTGCAGTTGCTGATTGCTCCAATACTTCACGTTCCACTACTTGAATTCCAGCAGGGTCAGACTTAATAAGCTGATCTAAAATATAACGTAGGATCTGACGCTGCTTATCCAACTGCGGAATAATAGCTGCATCATCTGAGATTTTCGTCTCAGATGCGTATTTCTCAAAGCCAAATGCAAAACCATTCGGCACTACAATCTCAGCCTTTACGCCATCCGAATTCTTATGATTCGCAACCCGTCTCCGGTGACTTGACATATACCGTTGCAAGCCAGCCATCACACGCGTGCCATCACTGGAAACCGTGAGACGTGAGCCACGTTGCAAGTCATCTCGCATACTTTGCAGCTTGGCATTTAACTCTTCTGCATTTTTCTGCGCGGCTTGCACATTTTCCGAAGTCGGAGCAGGAGTCGCATATAATAGACCTTTGATTTGGCTATCTGCACTCTCTACTTGCCGCTTCGACGTAGCTAACTTGCCGGACTCCATCACCACCAGCGCAGTGCCACCCACAAAAGCGAGCACACCAACAGCACAGAGGATGCAGAATACGGGATTTTTCTTAAATAAACCCATAGGAATTATAGTGGTTTAGCCGCATCCACGACCAAGTTAATAGTGAAAGGGAGAACATTGAGGCCTTCATCTTGCAACTTCGTCCATGTAACGACAGGCGAATGAGAGGACACAATAAATTCAGAATCTTCGAAGCTAGAACGCAGTTTTTTCAGCTGCTCAGTTAATGCATCCACATCGACGTCCTCTACACCATTTGCAGAATCACGCACCAGTAACTGCCCTTCGACAACGACTTCATAAGAGGACTGACCATCGGCTGCCGCTTCACGCAGGACGTTCAGCTTATCCAACCAAACGTCTTCTGCGAGGTGCAGGCTCCCTTGCAACTCAGCGAAAAACTTAATCCAATTCGATTTCGAATTCACTAAACCTTCGACACGTTGAATCGCTTGACTGGTCGCCTCCGCTTGTTCTTGGAATTTGCGAATTTGAGCTTGGCTCGACTGTAACGGCTGAAGTTCCGCCTGAATCGTCTGCACTTGATCCGAATACGCAGCATTCGCATTCATATATGCGACAAGGACTGGGAACGGCGCCAATGCAAGACAGGCCGCAGCTAAGAGAATAAATGGCTTCTTCCGAGAGAATGCCATCGCAGACTGAATCGCTTCCGGCAGCAAATTCACACCCGCAGCATTCGGAATCATATCGCGACACGCTTCACCGATGATCTCACTCGTTTGCAAGCGTAGCACTTCCATCTCAGTATCAATCGAACCATCCAAGGTCACGTTTTGAAGTGGATCAAAGAACTCAACCTCGACTTTTTGAGTTGTCGAGAGTTGTTCCGCCAATCCCTTCAGGAGCGAACCACGTCCATTCAGCAAAATACGCTTTGGAGCAGCGCCACCCTTCTGGCGGCGGTAGTTCACGATCGAACGTGTAATTTCTTGGCTCATGCGGCGCATGAACGACTCAGAGCAGGATGTCAGCAGTTTCGCACCTGAATCATCCGCAGAGTAACCATTATCCTCAGCAAAGAACTTATGCTTCACCGCCTCAGCTTGTGCAAATGGCTTACCGAGACTATCAGCAATGTTTTGCGTGAGTGAATTACCACCCAACTGAATGTTACGCACAAAGAAACCATCCGGATTGCGAAAAAGTAGATTCGTCGAACGCGCGCCGATGTTGATCAGTAACACATCGTCATCCAACTCGGGGTAGGCGAATTGCAGCGTATTGTAGTCGAGCACCGTCGCAGCACTAATGCTATCGACTGTAAATCCGGCCGCAGAGACGTAGCCACAAAACTCATCCACCATGCTGGACTTAGCCGCAATGAAAAGCACCTCCGTCTCCACGCCGTCATCGCCGACGACTTGGCTATCCCATACCACTTCATGTAGCGGATATGGAATGTTTTGCTGCGCCTCAAATGCGATGATCTGCGCACGTTTCGCTTCTTCAATATGCGGAATACGGATCGTCTTAGTAAGGATCTGATTGCCAGGAACAATCAACGTCGCCTTACCGGAAAGCTTATGAGTATGAGCAAGGGCCTTAAGCGCCTCTCCAATACTCGGTAAGATCGCGTCTTCATTTGACAAGTCGTATTGGAGGTCTTCCGTAACCAACTTGTCGACCTGAAGACTCCCACCATGCGATGAGATAACGGCAGCAGTCACTCGACTGGCACCACAATTTATAATTAACCGTTTAGAACTACTCATGTATAAAAATTAGATGCGTATGAAAGCTCGAAGTAACTGAACTCCAGTCAATCCTGCCCTCATCTCCACACACGCAGTAGCTACTGATGACGAGACCAGAAACAGACAGAATGGGGTGAAGTATTTTGACATTTACAGCTTGGGGACAGACTGAAGTGTCGCGTAGAGGCGCGACAGAAGCTATAGTGGTTATGTAGTGTTTTGGCGCATAGCAATCACTTTCTCAGTGAAAAGTTGCCGTTTTAATGCACTTTTCTCTCTCTCAGTCAAATCAGTGCCACTTTAAACATTTTTTATACAAATATCAGCATCATAGGTGCCCGCCATTCGTAGCGATCATCCCGATTACACTTGCGCCAAACCAAGCCTTAAGAATCGTAAGCACTTATGACCACGCCACTTCCTTTTAAAATAAGCGCACTCATCTTCATCCGTAACGCAAAAGGCGAACATCTCCTGATACAGCGATTAAAATCTCCTAATAAAGGCTGCTGGAGCCCCATTGGCGGCAAGCTCGACATGGCTACTGGCGAATCTCCTTACGAATGCGCCCGCCGTGAAGCACACGAAGAAGTCGGCCTCGAGCTTTCCGACACCGACCTGCACTGCTTCGGCTACGTCTCCGAAAAAAGCTACGAAGGCGCAGGCCATTGGCTGATGTTTCTCTTCGATTGCCGCATTTCGACTGACAGCCTGCCCTGCGCAATCGATGAAGGACACTTTGAATTCTTCAGCCGCGATGCGATTGACCAACTGAAGATTCCCGAAACCGACCACACCTTGATCTGGCCCTATTTTGACAAATACCACGAAAGCTTCATCGGCCTACGAGCCAACTGTGATCCAGAGGGTAAACTAACTGTAATTGAAGAGCTACAACTCCCTCAAGACTAACGAGTAAATTGCCCATTCGTCACTTTCCAGATCGCCCATTCTGAACTCGCTTCTGGCAACTCTGTGCCAGTCGCGATGATCTGAAGCTCGGGCGGACAGGCACGCCAAAACCCGGCCTTACGATACGGGTCGAGCTCGCCCAACACATCGTCGGCCAACAAAACAGGAGTCAGCCCGAGGCGCTCCTGAAAGATCCGTGCCTGCGCGATACGCAGCGCGACACAAAGCCCACGCTGCTGACCGTCAGAGGCATACTCTTTCGCGCCACCAATGCTTAAAGAGAGATTGAAGTCATCACGGTGTGGCCCCTTCTGCGTCGAGCCCATGATCTCATCGCGCTTGCGACCATCGTGCAGCATTCGGCTCACCGATTCCACATCGGGGCACGCGGCATTGACCTTAAACTCTAACTCGGGCCCTTCATCCAACTCAGCAATATCTGCATACACCGCAATCAACACTTCGCGCAAACGCTGCATCTCGGCACGACGCTTAGTCGAGACAGCGACCGCATGCGGTGCAATCTCAGCCTCAAACGCCGACAACTCCGCGGCACTCCCCCCCTTCTTCAGCAGTCGATTGCGCTCCGCCACGCCACGATGATAGTTCCGCAGCGCATGATAATAGCTCGGATCAATCGCTGAAAGAGTCAGATCCACAAAACGCCTACGCTCCGCAGGTGAACCACGCAGTAACATCAAATCGCCCGAGCTTAATGGCACCACAGGGAACCGCCCAATGAAGTCCCCCAACCGCGAAACACGCTCGCCATCGATCTTCACACTGCGCCCCGACTTGCCAGCATGTAGCTCCAGCTCCGTTCGGCCTTCAACATCGTGCTCGATTTCATACACCGCAGCAAACGAACCATCACAGCCCTGCCGCGGCAATGCCGACATACTCTGTGTTCGAAACGAGCGCAGCGCGGTCACCAGCCCAAGTGCCTCTAGCAAATTCGATTTCCCCTGCCCGTTCGCACCGAGCAGAAAGGTGCGGTTCGCCGATAGATCCAGCTCCGCAAACTCAACATTACGAAAATCCTGCACACGGAGATTTAGAAAACGCATAACAACCGTATCCTGTTAAATCGAAATCACCGTCGATGGTGAACGATCCGCCTCTGACCGAAGCGTCGCGTAGCATTCGACGATCGCCACGGCCAACGCCCGCCAATCCTCCACGCTTGTCGTCCATCCAGAACTGACGCGTAGCACTCGGCGCATCACATCTGCCTCCAGCCCCATCGCCGCAAGCACTGGCGACGCCCCCTGCTTGCCCGTCGAACACGCCGAACCAGCTGAGACTAAAAAGCCGCGCCTCTCCAACGCACGTATCCAGCGCACACTGGCAAACTCAGGCAAGATCAACAGCGCCGTATTCCACAAGCGCTCCACCTCAAGCCCGACCACCTCAACCGATGGCATCACCTGACTGAGTTCCTCGAGAAAGATGTCCCGCCCCTCAGCGGAGCCATGCTCCACCTCCTCCAAAGCAGCGACCATTGCTAAGACGCCAGCCACATCCTCTGTGCCCGCACGATGCCCAGACTCCTGCGCACCGCCGAGCAGCGACGTAAAACCCGCATTCGCCTCTGGCAGCAAAACCAGCCCGACACCTCGCGGCCCACCAAATTTATGTGCGCACCCCGTCACAAAATCACCAGCGCCCAAGCCCGACAGCGGCAACTTACCGATCCATTGCGACGCATCACAATGAGCCTGCACCCCTTGCGCGCGACATTCCTCTGCGATGCGCTGCCAGTCATTTAAAATCCCAGTCTCATTATTCGCCGCCATAACTGACAAAGCCATGACCTTGCCTTGATTGAGCAATTCCTGCAGCGCCGCGAGATCCACTGCACCGTGCACATCGAGCATCAACCAATCCACACGCTCGCCAAAGGTCTGCTTCGCCGCCTCCACCACACTCGGATGCTCCGTCGGACTCACCGCGACCCGCGCATCCGCAGGCAACGTCGCCGCCCAATGCGCAAATACAGCATTGTTCCCCTCAGTTGCACCGGAGTTGAACACCACACGCTCGGGAGCCACTTCAAATAACTCCGCAACACGCGCACGCGCTGCATTTAAATGTGCATGCACCCGAGCCGCCGCACGATAGGGACTCGACGGATTCAACCAAAGGTCATCTGTAGCCGCTAACCACGCCGCACGCGCCTCAGGCCGCAATGGTGAGGTCGCATTATAATCAAAAAAGCAGCACTCCATATCTAACACTTAAAGACCAACCTGCCGCATACGTCAAAGACACGCATTACGGGATACGAAGATCCTGCCCGACCTTCAGCGCATTCTCACTCGAGAGACGGTCGCGATTTGCCTGATAAATATCGATCCAACGCGACGGCGTGCCATACACCTTGCGACTAATACCGCTGAGCGAATCGCCGGACTGCACCGTATAGCTACGTGGCGCGCTCGCCGGATCGGGAGCCGGCGCCGTCGCTTGCGGCTGCACCGGCTGTCGAGTCTGCTGGAGCGACTGCGTCACCGTTGTCTGCGCAGTCGGCACACGTCGTGCACCACCCACGACATTTTCCAACTGCTGCACGCGCTTTTCAGCAGCCACTAAATCACGCTTCAAACTATCGTTCTCGACCTTCAAACTCTTCACGAGCTCCATCAAATCAATCCGATCGAGATCCCCCTGATACGGCTGAGCAGGCAATTGCCGTGCAAATTCCTTCTGTGCGGTTTCGATCAATTGACGCACCTGCGTCGCTTGTGGTGCCTGTGGTTTAAACTGTAAGTAGCGCTCGAAATGGTAAATCGCACGCACTGGATCTTTCATCGAATGCAAATAGATATAGCCGGCCTCGAAATGAGACTCTGGCGCATCACGCCGCGCATCAATCACACGCAGAAAAGCACTCAACGCATCTTCCGTGCGACCTTGCCCCTGATACCCCTTGGCTAACTGATACTGTTTCTCATCCGTCTCGCCCACCACTTCAACGCCACTAGGCGTGCAGGCAGAAACGAGGAGCAAAGCGAATAATGATGCAACTAGAGCAAATCGAGGCAGGAACATGATGCAGAGACGTTTAGCAGTGATCCGCCCCCCTGCAACAAACAAGTCACAGCAACTCGACTTTCCCACTGCCCACTCCATCTAAGGCTTGAGCAAGACCTTGCCCAAGCGTGGCTGCTTATCGTGCTTCAAAGCGTCAGCGAATTGCTCAAACGAATACGTTTCCTCAATTGGCAGCTTCACAGTGCCATCGCGCATCATAGCATACACCGCACTCATTACCTCATCGCGGCCTTCAGCTCCCAGCTTCTTGCACCACTTATCCCACCAGAATCCGATCAAGCGCACATCATTAAAAATAAGGAAACGAGTCGGAAAACGAACGAGGTCGCCCACCATACCGCCAAAAGTCACATGCGTGCCGCCTTCGCCCAACGCCTTGATTTGATCACTCGCACTCGCACCGCCGATAGAGTTTAGTGCCAACTGGATCGGCTCTCCGCCAGTCAACTCCTTCACCTGCTTCGGCCAACCACTGCCTTCAACGACGACATGGTCGGCGCCCATTGCCTTCAACGGTTCAACCAGCTCCTCACGGCGCACCTGACTAATAGTCTTAAAGCCCATCGCCTTCGCCATCTGAATCACACTCAACCCCACAGCGGAATTACCTGCATTTTGCACCACCCAACTGCCTGGAGCCAGATCCACGATCTTCTTCAGCAAGCAATATGCTGTCGGTGGGTTAATAAAAGAAATCGCCGCCTGCTCAACAGGCACATCATTCGGCACCATTTGCAAGTCCGCCACAGGGATGCAGGCCGTTTCTTGCCAAGCACCCTCTTCGGGAAAGCGAACACGCGCCCCCACTTCCACACTCGACACGTCTTGCCCCAGCGCATCAATCACGCCAACACCCTCACGCCCAGCGACTGCAGGCAACTCACGCAAACGTCCGTAGCTACCGCCGATCATACCATAATCCGACGGGTTAATCGTCGCCGCTAACAAACGCACCCGAACTTCACCCGCAGCAGGCTCCTGTTGCTCGACCTCTTCCAGTCGTAATACCTCTAGAGGTTTTCCAAACTCATGGTGACAAATCGCTTTTTGTAGTGTCATAGCCCAACAACATGCCCAAAACCAACACACGCGCAAAGATTTTTAACAAATTCAACCTGCATAATTAGCATCCGTAGTTGCCACTATCAGTAACAAACTCTTTCACTTTTCAGACTATTTTCTTAATTCTCCATTCCTAATTCCTAATTCTCCTATGCATCCATTTCTCCAAAAAGACTTTCACATTCGTTGGTCGACACTCACGCCCGATCACATCGAGACAGACATTAGCAAAGCACTCACCGACGCTCAAGCCGCCGTCGATGCCGTTGCCGCACGCAGCACCGACGCACCGGAAACGCTGACCTACGAGAACACCATCGCTGCGCTCGACGACGGCCTTGAACCACTCAACCACGCATGGGGACTCGTCAGCCACCTCGACTCGGTCAACAACAGCCCCGAACTACGCGACGCGCATAACGCGATGCTACCCAAGGTGAGCGAGTTCTTCGCTGGCATCCCACTCAACGAAACACTCTGGAAGACCCTCAAGGCCTACGGCGAAAGCCTCGCAACCGACAAGCTCTCACCTACCAAGCAGCGCTACATCCACGAAACACTCGCCGACTTCCGCGAGCAAGGCGCCGACCTGCCACCCGAGCAAAAAGCACGCGCCGGGGAAGTCCAAAAGCGCCTCGCCGAGCTGACACAGAGCTATTCAGAGCACTGTCTCGACGCCACC of Lentimonas sp. CC4 contains these proteins:
- a CDS encoding zinc-dependent alcohol dehydrogenase family protein, whose product is MTLQKAICHHEFGKPLEVLRLEEVEQQEPAAGEVRVRLLAATINPSDYGMIGGSYGRLRELPAVAGREGVGVIDALGQDVSSVEVGARVRFPEEGAWQETACIPVADLQMVPNDVPVEQAAISFINPPTAYCLLKKIVDLAPGSWVVQNAGNSAVGLSVIQMAKAMGFKTISQVRREELVEPLKAMGADHVVVEGSGWPKQVKELTGGEPIQLALNSIGGASASDQIKALGEGGTHVTFGGMVGDLVRFPTRFLIFNDVRLIGFWWDKWCKKLGAEGRDEVMSAVYAMMRDGTVKLPIEETYSFEQFADALKHDKQPRLGKVLLKP
- a CDS encoding aminotransferase class V-fold PLP-dependent enzyme gives rise to the protein MECCFFDYNATSPLRPEARAAWLAATDDLWLNPSSPYRAAARVHAHLNAARARVAELFEVAPERVVFNSGATEGNNAVFAHWAATLPADARVAVSPTEHPSVVEAAKQTFGERVDWLMLDVHGAVDLAALQELLNQGKVMALSVMAANNETGILNDWQRIAEECRAQGVQAHCDASQWIGKLPLSGLGAGDFVTGCAHKFGGPRGVGLVLLPEANAGFTSLLGGAQESGHRAGTEDVAGVLAMVAALEEVEHGSAEGRDIFLEELSQVMPSVEVVGLEVERLWNTALLILPEFASVRWIRALERRGFLVSAGSACSTGKQGASPVLAAMGLEADVMRRVLRVSSGWTTSVEDWRALAVAIVECYATLRSEADRSPSTVISI
- the recF gene encoding DNA replication and repair protein RecF (All proteins in this family for which functions are known are DNA-binding proteins that assist the filamentation of RecA onto DNA for the initiation of recombination or recombinational repair.) — encoded protein: MRFLNLRVQDFRNVEFAELDLSANRTFLLGANGQGKSNLLEALGLVTALRSFRTQSMSALPRQGCDGSFAAVYEIEHDVEGRTELELHAGKSGRSVKIDGERVSRLGDFIGRFPVVPLSSGDLMLLRGSPAERRRFVDLTLSAIDPSYYHALRNYHRGVAERNRLLKKGGSAAELSAFEAEIAPHAVAVSTKRRAEMQRLREVLIAVYADIAELDEGPELEFKVNAACPDVESVSRMLHDGRKRDEIMGSTQKGPHRDDFNLSLSIGGAKEYASDGQQRGLCVALRIAQARIFQERLGLTPVLLADDVLGELDPYRKAGFWRACPPELQIIATGTELPEASSEWAIWKVTNGQFTR
- a CDS encoding NUDIX domain-containing protein, encoding MTTPLPFKISALIFIRNAKGEHLLIQRLKSPNKGCWSPIGGKLDMATGESPYECARREAHEEVGLELSDTDLHCFGYVSEKSYEGAGHWLMFLFDCRISTDSLPCAIDEGHFEFFSRDAIDQLKIPETDHTLIWPYFDKYHESFIGLRANCDPEGKLTVIEELQLPQD
- a CDS encoding LysM peptidoglycan-binding domain-containing protein — protein: MLLVSACTPSGVEVVGETDEKQYQLAKGYQGQGRTEDALSAFLRVIDARRDAPESHFEAGYIYLHSMKDPVRAIYHFERYLQFKPQAPQATQVRQLIETAQKEFARQLPAQPYQGDLDRIDLMELVKSLKVENDSLKRDLVAAEKRVQQLENVVGGARRVPTAQTTVTQSLQQTRQPVQPQATAPAPDPASAPRSYTVQSGDSLSGISRKVYGTPSRWIDIYQANRDRLSSENALKVGQDLRIP
- a CDS encoding Amuc_1100 family pilus-like protein yields the protein MGLFKKNPVFCILCAVGVLAFVGGTALVVMESGKLATSKRQVESADSQIKGLLYATPAPTSENVQAAQKNAEELNAKLQSMRDDLQRGSRLTVSSDGTRVMAGLQRYMSSHRRRVANHKNSDGVKAEIVVPNGFAFGFEKYASETKISDDAAIIPQLDKQRQILRYILDQLIKSDPAGIQVVEREVLEQSATADGGFKINPAISARVPGAIDTLAFRVTFTGYTPSLRKFLNKLAEFELPLVVRSVEVDRPTVSAAGAKKKGKKAASNIDDIFSVFGGASSSADKPAETKSAANKTPVISDTESSFTVTLEFIEIILPSNSEENSN
- the pilM gene encoding pilus assembly protein PilM, which codes for MSSSKRLIINCGASRVTAAVISSHGGSLQVDKLVTEDLQYDLSNEDAILPSIGEALKALAHTHKLSGKATLIVPGNQILTKTIRIPHIEEAKRAQIIAFEAQQNIPYPLHEVVWDSQVVGDDGVETEVLFIAAKSSMVDEFCGYVSAAGFTVDSISAATVLDYNTLQFAYPELDDDVLLINIGARSTNLLFRNPDGFFVRNIQLGGNSLTQNIADSLGKPFAQAEAVKHKFFAEDNGYSADDSGAKLLTSCSESFMRRMSQEITRSIVNYRRQKGGAAPKRILLNGRGSLLKGLAEQLSTTQKVEVEFFDPLQNVTLDGSIDTEMEVLRLQTSEIIGEACRDMIPNAAGVNLLPEAIQSAMAFSRKKPFILLAAACLALAPFPVLVAYMNANAAYSDQVQTIQAELQPLQSSQAQIRKFQEQAEATSQAIQRVEGLVNSKSNWIKFFAELQGSLHLAEDVWLDKLNVLREAAADGQSSYEVVVEGQLLVRDSANGVEDVDVDALTEQLKKLRSSFEDSEFIVSSHSPVVTWTKLQDEGLNVLPFTINLVVDAAKPL